A part of Heliangelus exortis chromosome 3, bHelExo1.hap1, whole genome shotgun sequence genomic DNA contains:
- the DNMT3A gene encoding DNA (cytosine-5)-methyltransferase 3A: MPSSGTLDTSSPAPDREGLHTPKGEEEAEETPSKEEKAEVAMRKAGRPGRKRKHTQVESSDSPKDTAAAPKCPEVPPAEPLPNGEVEGDGGGQWKEGGGGSSPKGGRAEEEEEEEEEEETESLGEGEAGRGLENGRCTPKEGLDPPAEEGETVPSDPQKKRGRRKLMEGTEKSNKEEKEENNFDSLKMEGSRGRLRGGLGWESSLRQRPVQRHTFQAGDPYYISKRKRDEWLARWKREAEKKAKVIAVMNVVEEPPRAEPQKEEEATSPPLAAQQPTDPASPNVATTPEPAVAEAGDKNTSKSADDEPEYEDGRGFGIGELVWGKLRGFSWWPGRIVSWWMTGRSRAAEGTRWVMWFGDGKFSVVCVEKLLPLSSFASAFHQATYNKQPMYRKAIYEVLQVASSRAGKIFPACPENDESDTSKVVEIQNKQMIEWALGGFQPSGPKGLEPPEEERNPYKEVYTEMWVEPEAAAYAPPPPAKKPRKSTTEKPKVKEIIDERTRERLVYEVRQKCRNIEDICISCGSLNVTLEHPLFIGGMCQNCKNCFLECAYQYDDDGYQSYCTICCGGREVLMCGNNNCCRCFCVECVDLLVGPGAAAAAIKEDPWNCYMCGPRGLQGLLRRREDWPARLQMFFANNHDQEFDPPKVYPPVPAEKRKPIRVLSLFDGIATGLLVLKDLGIQVDRYIASEVCEDSITVGMVRHQGKIMYVGDVRNVTQKHIQEWGPFDLVIGGSPCNDLSIVNPARKGLYEGTGRLFFEFYRLLHEARPKEGDDRPFFWLFENVVAMGVSDKRDISRFLESNPVMIDAKEVSAAHRARYFWGNLPGMNRPLASTVNDKLELQECLEHGRIAKFSKVRTITTRSNSIKQGKDQHFPVFMNEKEDILWCTEMERVFGFPVHYTDVSNMSRLARQRLLGRSWSVPVIRHLFAPLKEYFACV, encoded by the exons atgccgTCCAGCGGGACCCTCGACACCAGCAGCCCCGCCCCAGACAGAGAGGGGCTCCACACCCCAAAG GGCgaggaggaggccgaggagACCCCGAGcaaggaggagaaggcagaggtggCCATGAGGAAAGCGGGGCGGCCGGGCCGGAAACGCAAACACACCCAG gtggAGAGCAGTGACAGCCCCAAGGACACCGCAGCTGCCCCCAAGTGCCCAGAGGTGCCCCCGGCCGAGCCGCTGCCCAACGGGGAGGTGGAAGGGGACGGTGGTGGTCAGTGGAAAgaaggtggtggtggcagcagccccaagggcgggcgggcggaggaggaagaggaggaggaggaggaagaggagacagagagcctgggggagggggaggcggGCCGGGGGCTGGAGAACGGGCGCTGCACCCCCAAGGAGGGGCTGGACCCCCCGGCCGAGGAGGGGGAGACGGTCCCCTCAGACCCCCAGAAGAAACGTGGGAGGAGGAAACTGATGGAAGGCACCGAGAAGA gcaacaaggaggagaaggaggagaacaACTTCGACAGCCTGAAAATGGAG GGCTCCCGGGGGAGGCTGCGTGGTGGTCTGGGCTGGGAGTCGAGCCTGCGGCAGCGCCCGGTGCAGCGTCACACCTTCCAGGCTGGGGACCCCTACTACATCAGCAAGAGGAAGAGGGACGAGTGGCTGGCACGCTGGAAGAGGGAG GCGGAGAAGAAAGCGAAGGTGATCGCCGTGATGAACGTGGTGGAGGAGCCGCCGCGGGCCGAGCcgcagaaggaggaggaggccacCAGCCCCCCCCTCGCCGCCCAGCAGCCTACCGACCCCGCCTCCCCCAACGTGGCCACCACCCCCGAGCCCGCGGTGGCCGAGGCTGGCGACAAGAACACCTCTAAGTCGGCCGACGACGAGCCCGAGTACGAG GACGGCCGGGGCTTCGGGATCGGGGAGCTGGTGTGGGGCAAGCTGCGGGGCTTCTCCTGGTGGCCCGGGCGCATCGTGTCCTGGTGGATGACGGGACGGAGCCGGGCGGCCGAGGGCACCCGATGGGTGATGTGGTTCGGCGACGGGAAGTTCTCGGTG GTCTGCgtggagaagctgctgcccctcagctccTTCGCCAGCGCCTTCCACCAGGCCACCTACAACAAGCAGCCCATGTACCGCAAGGCCATCTACGAGGTGCTGCAG GTGGCGAGCAGCCGGGCAGGGAAGATCTTCCCAGCGTGTCCTGAGAACGATGAATCCGACACCTCCAAGGTGGTGGAGATCCAGAACAAGCAGATGATCGAGTGGGCCCTGGGGGGCTTCCAGCCCTCTGGCCCCAAGGGCCTGGAGCCCCCCGAAG AGGAACGCAACCCCTACAAAGAAGTTTACACGGAGATGTGGGTGGAACCCGAAGCAGCCGCCTACGCCCCACCCCCCCCCGCCAAAAAGCCCCGGAAAAGCACAACGGAGAAGCCCAAGGTCAAGGAGATCATCGACGAACGCACCCGAG AGCGTTTGGTGTACGAGGTGCGGCAGAAGTGCAGGAACATCGAGG ACATCTGCATCTCCTGTGGGAGCCTCAATGTCACCCTGGAGCACCCCCTGTTCATCGGGGGGATGTGCCAAAACTGCAAG AACTGCTTCCTGGAGTGTGCCTATCAGTACGATGACGATGGGTACCAGTCCTACTGCACCATCTGCTGCGGCGGCCGGGAGGTCCTCATGTGTGGCAACAACAACTGCTGCAG GTGTTTCTGCGTGGAGTGTGTGGATCTGCTGGTGGGCCCGGGGGCAGCAGCCGCGGCCATCAAGGAGGATCCCTGGAACTGCTACATGTGTGGCCCccgggggctgcaggggctgctgcgGCGCCGCGAGGACTGGCCCGCCCGTCTCCAGATGTTCTTTGCCAACAACCACGACCAGGAGTTC gacccccccaagGTGTACCCCCCCGTGCCAGCTGAGAAGAGGAAACCCATCCGGGTGCTCTCGCTCTTCGATGGCATCGCCACAG gCCTGCTGGTGCTGAAGGACCTCGGCATCCAGGTGGACCGGTACATCGCCTCCGAGGTGTGTGAGGACTCCATCACCGTGGGCATGGTGCGGCACCAGGGAAAGATCATGTACGTCGGCGACGTCCGCAACGTCACCCAGAAACAC ATCCAGGAGTGGGGCCCCTTTGACCTGGTGATCGGGGGCAGCCCCTGCAACGACCTCTCCATCGTCAACCCGGCCAGGAAGGGGCTCTATG agGGCACCGGGCGCCTCTTCTTCGAGTTCTACCGCCTGCTCCACGAGGCCCGGCCCAAGGAGGGGGACGACCGACCCTTCTTCTGGCTCTTTGAGAACGTGGTGGCCATGGGGGTCAGCGACAAGAGGGACATCTCGCGCTTCCTGGAG TCCAACCCGGTCATGATCGATGCCAAAGAAGTCTCCGCCGCGCACCGGGCACGGTACTTCTGGGGGAACCTCCCCGGGATGAACAG GCCACTCGCCTCCACCGTCAACGAtaagctggagctgcaggagtgCCTGGAGCACGGCAGGATAGCCAAG TTCAGCAAAGTGCGGACCATCACCACGCGCTCCAACTCCATCAAGCAGGGCAAGGACCAGCACTTCCCCGTCTTCATGAACGAGAAGGAGGACATCCTGTGGTGCACAGAGATGGAGAG GGTGTTTGGGTTCCCCGTGCACTACACGGATGTGTCCAACATGAGCCGCCTGGCCCGGCAGCGGCTGCTCGGCAGGTCCTGGAGCGTCCCCGTCATCCGCCACCTCTTCGCTCCCCTGAAGGAATATTTTGCCTGCgtttag